ATATAACCACAATTCTTTAGTTTTTCTAATGGTTGTTAAACTATGATTAGGGCTGCAAACAAACCAAACGTTTACCGAACAGTTCGGCTGGAaattcgtttgtgtttgtttgtttattaaacaaacgaacatgaacagaggctgcattcgttcatttatgttcgtgaacgttcggcaacgtgttcatttatgttcgattgtgtttgatagttcattagtgtttttagtttttagtttttatattttatttaaaacttcaaaattacgacaaataaaatatataataagtgtcactgtattatatattctattcatgaacgtttgtttgtatttgtttgtttccatttgtgttcatgaacgttagTTTGTGTTCATCAACGATCGTTTTCGTCTGTTGCCtaaaattaataaacaaacacaaacgaacacgaacatgttcatttccttaacaaacaaacacgaacataaaatctcgttcagAAGTGTTTgtaaacagttcgtgaacacatatatttcttaacaaacgaacacgaacaaggtcttgttcatgttcgctcggttcgtttgcagccgtAACTATGATCTATGTTTGTTTTGATTATGTTCGTCTTTGGGTGTTAGTTATATTTGTTTTTATTGTGCAGAGCTATCAAGACATCTGTCAGAAGCATCCTTCGTTTCGTGAAAGATCGGAGAATGTAGATCTTGTTGTGGAGATTTCGTTACAGCCATGGAAAGTCTTTAAGCCTGATGGAGTAAGATACGCTTCATTTAATCGATCACGAGAATCATAAATATTTTCTCGCATTCTGTCACTGAATATGTTTACAGGTTATTTTGTTTTCCGACATTCTTACGCCTCTACCGGGAATGAACATACCCTTTGACATTGTTAAAGGAAAGGGTCCCATAATATTTGATCCAATCACCACGGCTGCTGACGTGGACAAAGTCACGGAGTTCACTCCTCAAGAATGGGTTCCATATGTTGGCGAGGCTTTAACGATTTTGAGAAAAGAGGTATCGATTAGCATGTGTTCATATAATTCGTTTTTGCGTTTTACAAATTTTCATGAATGGTATTCAGGTAAACAATGAAGCTGCAGTTCTAGGTTTTGTCGGGGCTCCGTTTACCTTGGCATCATATTGTGTCGAAGGCGGATCGTCAAAGAACTTTACCAAAATTAAGAAGCTTGCTTTCTCACAGCCTAAGGTAATTTATTACGTTATATTTCATATTTTCTCGTTTcataatttaaaacctaatcagcCCACCATTGCAGATTTTCTTGACACGACCCAAACCCGACATGAAAAAACAGGTTGGGTCAACTAACACGACCCATTTTTAAAAacaggtcgggttcgggttgacccaTTAACCTGGTTAACTATTTAGAAaagaacttttttttttgtttttgttttttttttttttgtttctatttcacatggttagttataataatgttagttttcatggccggccctgagggtgggcggggaggaccaccggccagggcccgatatttcgaaggACATGTTATTCTAAAAAAATCCGATAtgcatatgtaaaaaaaataacttaataggatacccatacaaacaccaatATAGGCCCACTTATAAAACTTTTTTTTCTGGTTTatattagttattagcccattgacATTAGGTTTAAATCTTTAGTGAGGCCAATActcaatttcgttaaggcctaagggcacgtttttttcgacctcgaacagggtacacgaattctcagggccggctcTGTTAGTTTTGACGCGTTATATTATTTACTTATGAACTTATACTCAAAATTAAACATGTTATCGATAACTCGCTTAAAACCCAACAACTCGCTTATAATTCGTCAACTTGTATGACTCGTTTAAAAATACGGGTTAAACGGGTCGGGTTGACCCGAATTTATATGTGTGCAGGTTAGGGTTGAAATCTTTGACCCGAATAttaaaatgggtcgggttcgggttgagcATTTCAACCCACCAACCCACAGCCCATCAACCCATCAACCCAACACGATTGACACCCCTAATTGCAGGTACTCCATGCACTGCTTGAAAAATTCACAACCTCAATGGCTACGTACATAAAATACCAAGCTGACAACGGTGCACAAGCGGTTCAAATCTTCGACTCATGGGCCACCGAGCTCAGCCCAACTGACTTTGAAGAGTTCAGTCTCCCTTACTTGAAACGGATTGTGGATACCGTTAAACAAACTCACCCGGATCTCCCTTTAATACTTTACGCAAGTGGGTCAGGTGGGTTGCTCGAAAGGCTACCTTTGACCGGGGTTGATGTGGTTAGCTTGGACTGGACAGTGGATATGGCTGAAGGTAGGAAGCGGTTAGGGTCTGATATAGCGGTTCAGGGGAATGTGGACCCTGGTGTGTTGTTCGGGTCAAAAGATTTCATCACGAATAGGATACATGATACGGTGAAGAAAGCAGGGAACATGAAGCACATACTGAATCTTGGCCATGGTATTAAAGTAGGTACACCGGAGGAAAATGTCGCGCATTTTTTTGAGGTTGCTAAAGGACTTAGGTATTGAAATTTGAAAATAGAGTTTTTTTTGGTGTAGAAAGACTATGATTCTTGGTTGCATGCTAGTATTGTTGCATTGCATTGCACTTTAGTTTTGGGATGTCCACTAAGTTATAATATATGTTACATAATTTCTTTTTATCTTGCAATCTTACATTAACAATGTGGgccaatatttaaaaaaaaaatctgtaTTCAAGTACCTTTGGGCCTAGGTTACTTTGGCCTTtggaattggtttttctattatTAAGTTGGAGATAAAAGTTATCCATATCCATTAGTGATTACATGTAATAAAGGTGACAAGTTACACCTTGCTCtagtggtgcacaaaaaacccAAATCTGGACCCGGACCAGAAAaaaaaacccggaaccgggtattatAAAACCCGGGTTTTTTTATACCCGAACCCAAACCCGACCCTACCCATAGGGTAGGGGTTGGGTATGCATTTCTGTTATAAAACCTGAACCCGGAACCAGGTTTTTTATACCCGTTTTCAACCCGGGTTTTACGAGTACCCGGTTTCAACCCGAACCCGGGAACCGGGTTTTTTCAATACCCGGTCCGGGTTTCCCAATACCCTgttcaggttttttttttttttttgtttttttcaagtTTTGTACCTTggtaacggctatatagccgttagaAAGTGTATTATGATCATTTATTTGGTTTACATTGTATCTCTATATCCTATAAAAGAGGTCTTTGATGACGAACAATAAACGAAGACGATCAAGTTATTCGAAGCTAGCTATGTTCATCATCTTATTCGATCCGGTTCAATGATTATTTAGGTGTCATGTATTTCTatgttttatgaaataaaaagGTTTTACATTTTATATTTCTATGATTTATTCAAATAAATGAATATCCGAGGCATACCCGAACCCAACCCGATCCATATCCGACTCTACCCGAACCCGAaaatagggtattataatacccgtGTATTagaaaacccgacccgaaccctacccgaacccgggtatatagggtatacattttttatataaaacccggaCCCGGACCCGAGCCGGGTATTGTCAATACCCGATTTTGTAGAACCCGATTATACCCGAACCCGGTTCCATACCCGGAACCGAGTATTCAgaaacccgatttgtgcaccactaCCTTGCTCTATAAGTCACCAAGAAGTAAAGAAGAGTTGTATGAGTGCTTCTAGATAAAAAGAATTTGCGAAAGGACTAGCAATAATGAGAAGTTTTATTTTTTACACAAGAGGgagaatcttttttttttttttgttttgttttagttttttagAATGATAACTCAGACACTCTCTAATCCTACtactaaattatatatttttcgATCATCACAGGAATTGAACCGTAACCACTTAGAAAGACAAAATCTTGACCAACATCTTTGACCGGATTCCTTCATTATGTGAAATACATATCAATATTCTTTCACAAAATGGAATTCATCACAATTTTATATTTTCTCATTGTCCAATCACATGTTATGATGGCTATCAATGGAATTTCTTATACCAATTCCAACTCATTCTATAAACAAAATGGGTTCGGAATATAATTTAGATTTTAGTGAATAATATTTCATTAACTTCCAACAAACCATTTCACCCAAACATCTTTAATGTTTAAATGTTTGGGTTCATCATTACATATATATACTTAAAATAACCAATTGATGAAGAGTTGGTCTTATTTCTAAGATAATATGATAGAACATAAATAAGTTCCAACAAAAATAAAACTAAGCAACTAAAACTTAAATTTAAACAACCATACCATAAATAAACCAACAAAACACCACAATGAAAAAAGGTGTTTGCAAACAAATGGTTGTAACAGCTTGCACTTAGTTATCATGCATAAGTGCATAACCTTTCACCAAGACTAGACAAAAATGTGATTAAAAAGGTAAGAAAATGACATGTTTTGAGAACCATTGATACCCACCCCTACCATTGAAATTAAAACCGCCCGCCCAATGTTCTAAAGTGGCTTTTTTGTCCATGTTTAGACAGACAATTGTTTGATTAGGATAAGAAAGAGCCAATACGACTCACAACTTCAGAGTGTTTCATTATTAAAGCAATATCACTTCACCATAATTACAAAGTGGATTAAACGCGGCGCGGCctcttttgtgtatatataaatgCATAGATTGTACATTTAATCCAACTATATAAAACAAATTAACATGATAACTACTCTTACGTGTTGACGTAGATTTAAACATTTAAAAATGCATTTATAAAATGATATTGCTGGTTTTTTTATCAAGTATATAAGTATGCGAAAATCATGGAAACTTTTAGCAAGCTTTTGTATGACGTAAATTTGTGGTTGTGTATTTTTATATTTGAGATACATAATACAATGATCGTTGAGTGTTTGTTGGGTTCTGTCTCCGTAGACTTTCTAAGTTTTATTATTTGCAATGTAGTTATGATTATTATTCTGTTGGCCGTAAAAAAAAAGTGTAGGACAGCTGGACAGGTCCAAATGAGACAAAATTTGAAGAAGCCtagtttcttttgtgtttttttaacaacaaaatGATGTTTTTTTAACTAGTTATGTGATTATCAATCGGCAAAATATAAGGCTATGTCCTATGGGGTATGGTGGGTGTGGGTTTGGGTTTGAGGGCATGAGTTGACATGTGGAAAACAAACTCAAACCCAtgcccatggggtatggtggggcttgggttgggagTTTGGGTTGGGGACatgagtttggtttggccattgagagcccgccatgtcaccttgctagcccgccccacccccggcttcaaacccaagccccaagggccacgccccaatcCAAGCCCCCAGGGTGATGGTTtaggcgttttcagccaacccacgttCCAACCCAAGCCGCATACCCCATATTCTAAACACAGAGTGCACTTTTAAAGACGAAATTTAGGACAAGGACTCATACATAACAAAAATAGAATGTTCTATAttaatttttttgaacggcatgTTTTATATTAAATGTGTAAGatttttgtttgaaaaattgACATATCTTAAAATTATCTTTTTTttacacatttaaaaaaattacaaaatccAAAATACAGATTGACATAACTAGGGTCAGCGATAGCAATAGCCAAATCGAAATCGAACCAAAATGAACCGAAAATCGGTTATCGGTTTTTTTACCCTGAGTTAACTAAAACTAACTGAACCGAACCAAACCAttgatatttttatatattttagctTTTATACCTTGGTTTCATCTATTTCATTTTTATACctcaatttcatgtatttatatatccatttcatgtatttataccttcATTTCTTGTATTTTTAAGCAAAATTTTAGCCCGAGTTTGGTTTTAGTTATTAACCAAATACAAACCAAACCGAAAACTATCAAACTAACCGAGTAAACCGAATCGATTAATAAAAACCCGCTTGATTAATAAAATAGATTAACCGATTACTTGGGTTTCAGTTGAGGCTAATAATTGAACCGTGCACACTACTCTCCTAAACAATTTCTAATgcaattttcttatttttattctTTTATCAAGTCTTTAACAGAACTATAAATGCCATAATTAGAAAGTAGTGGATGTCAAAACATGTAAACATTAGTATTATTCGATAGTATCAGAAGAACTGTTTGCAGAATAAACTAAAGTATTTATTCAATTGAGTTCCACAATTAGATTAAATTATCTTCTTTGTGTAGATTGGATCGAGGGTGAAACGGTCGGGTCTCAATACTTCAATAGATGAAAAATGAACTACCAAATCTAGATAATGTTAAATTCCATATTCGATAAATAAAACAACTTTTTTTCGAAAATATTATATTCTTGATTAGAAATGCTTTTTTATTATCCAATTAGGCGATTACATACTCATATGGCATAAAATGTTATTCTTCCGAATAGTTGAGTTTTCATGTATTACATTTTTTCGTGTTGTAACTATGTTTGACCAATTAATATTGTTGATATCTTGTTAACACGAACCAAGTTGAGTTGTGTTATTCAGTTGAGTTATGCAGACCAATTGAAGGCGCAGCGACAACTTAAGTTTATGATTAAAATAAGCAATAAAGAATACGTTATAACGTTAAGTATATAACCTTCAAGTATATGTTTTAATAGTTATAGTATCCGTAACTTGTTATACTTTAATGGTTTTTAATCAATCGATCACATACAATAACTAAAGAAGCAGCTACCTGAGCAGGTATGTACTTCAATTCAGCGATGATATAGATGAACACGACGTGTCTTCTCCGTCTCATTTCATACTTGCAAAACCATAAACACGTTAGAAGAAGTCTCTGGACCACCATCTGACGCTCAAGTTAGTATCGGATTCAAAACCATTGGAATAATAATGCTAGTACCATATTTAATAATATCGATTATAAAGTAACCGGGTCTTAACAGATATTGGCCGATTTAACCTGGACGAaccgggtcatacctcgtcaaTAACTTTAATATCCATATGTGTTTTTTAGCTTTTATGCAACACTTCGTTTTCTGAATAAACAAAAACAATATTAGGCATTGGAGACGATTTATACAAACGTTGtacttttttatataaaaatatatatatgaaattaacCCGCTGGAATCTAACACCAGTCTTCGCTCCATAAATATCTTTCTGACACTCAAGAGATGAACCAACTCTCCAcatacttttttttttataaaacaagtgTTGTGATATTATTACCTTAAATCTATCAGAACACTAGACGGGTATAAAACTAGTTTAAATGGAAATAGAATCTACGGTACCACCACCGTCGACGATGTTAACACGGCTCAACACCTTCGTAGCAACATCCCGCGTCGGAAAACACTTCAAACTAACCGAACGCAACACCACCTTCACAACCGAGCTTCGAGCAGGCACGGCCACCTTCCTCACCATGGCCTACATCTTAGCCGTTAACGCCACCATCCTCTCCGACTCGGGCGCCACATGCTCGGTCCACGACTGCATCCCTCTTTGCTCCAACCCAACCTTCAACTCCAACTGCACCGGCCCAAATCTCCACCTCATCATCCCCACCACCTCTTGCAAGTTCCACCCAGTCAACCCCGGTTACACTGCTTGCTTACAAAGAGTCCGAAAAGACTTAATCGTGGCAACCGTCGTATCGTCTTTAATTGGGTGCGTTATCATGGGAACTTTCGCTAATTTACCGCTAGGTTTAGCTCCCGCAATGGGCTCCAACGCGTACTTTGCGTACACCGTTGTCGGCTTTCACGGCTCGGGTAAAGTCTCATACGAAAGCGCACTTGCGGCCGTTTTCGTCGAAGGAGTATTATTCCTTCTAATCTCAGCCATTGGATTACGAGCAAAACTCGCGAAAATAGTCCCGAAACCGGTCCGGATCTCCTCATCCGCGGGTATCGGTCTATTTTTAGCGTTTATCGGCTTACAAAACAACGAAGGAATCGGCTTAATCGGCTACAGCTCCTCAACGCTCGTTACACTAGCCGCGTGCCCCGAATCCTCACGTGCGAAACTCGCGCAAGTCATCACTCTCCCAAACGGCACCGTTTCGGTTCTTTCCAACGTTTCCAGTGGTGTCATGTGTGTTGGTAACAGAATGGAGAGCCCCACTTTCTGGCTCGGCGTGGTCGGCTTCGTAATtatttcatattgtttggttaaAAACGTAAAAGGGTCAATAATTTACGGCATTGTGTTTGTAAC
Above is a window of Helianthus annuus cultivar XRQ/B chromosome 14, HanXRQr2.0-SUNRISE, whole genome shotgun sequence DNA encoding:
- the LOC110904940 gene encoding uroporphyrinogen decarboxylase translates to MSITYTCSLPSFSSISVSNSTTFRPNRITCSAGASVAERKAVNTSEPLLLNAVRGEDVERPPVWLMRQAGRYMKSYQDICQKHPSFRERSENVDLVVEISLQPWKVFKPDGVILFSDILTPLPGMNIPFDIVKGKGPIIFDPITTAADVDKVTEFTPQEWVPYVGEALTILRKEVNNEAAVLGFVGAPFTLASYCVEGGSSKNFTKIKKLAFSQPKVLHALLEKFTTSMATYIKYQADNGAQAVQIFDSWATELSPTDFEEFSLPYLKRIVDTVKQTHPDLPLILYASGSGGLLERLPLTGVDVVSLDWTVDMAEGRKRLGSDIAVQGNVDPGVLFGSKDFITNRIHDTVKKAGNMKHILNLGHGIKVGTPEENVAHFFEVAKGLRY
- the LOC118486780 gene encoding adenine/guanine permease AZG1-like, whose amino-acid sequence is MEIESTVPPPSTMLTRLNTFVATSRVGKHFKLTERNTTFTTELRAGTATFLTMAYILAVNATILSDSGATCSVHDCIPLCSNPTFNSNCTGPNLHLIIPTTSCKFHPVNPGYTACLQRVRKDLIVATVVSSLIGCVIMGTFANLPLGLAPAMGSNAYFAYTVVGFHGSGKVSYESALAAVFVEGVLFLLISAIGLRAKLAKIVPKPVRISSSAGIGLFLAFIGLQNNEGIGLIGYSSSTLVTLAACPESSRAKLAQVITLPNGTVSVLSNVSSGVMCVGNRMESPTFWLGVVGFVIISYCLVKNVKGSIIYGIVFVTAVSLFRNTQVTAFPNTPEGDSSYNYFKTIVDVHKIRSTAGALSFSGINKPAFWEALITFLYVDVLDTTGTLYSMAKFAGFTDENGDFEGQYFAFMSDAAAIVVGSLVGTSPVTAYLESSTGIREGGRTGITALTVAGCFMVAFFFTPLLASIPAWAVGPALIVVGVLMMRSVVEIDWEDMRQAIPAFVTLILMPLTYSIAYGLIGGIGTYMVLNFWDWGEGVLCKFGIVKGGGSDGRSVRGSCVDKESSVVGSRNALEV